The Erwinia billingiae Eb661 nucleotide sequence TGGGCGAAGAGTGCGGCGTGCCGGTGATCGTCGACCTCGGCAGCGGCTCGCTGATTGACCTCAGTCAGTACGGCCTGCCGGCGGAACCGATGCCGCAGCAGCTGATTGCCGATGGCGTCAGCCTGGTGAGTTTTTCTGGCGACAAGCTGCTTGGCGGCCCGCAGGCCGGCATTATCGTCGGCAAGAAAGCGCTGATCGCCCGTCTTCAGCAACATCCGCTGAAGCGGGCGCTGCGGGTCGACAAAATGACGCTGGCTGCCCTTGAGGCCACGCTGCAGCGCTATCTGCAGCCGGAAACGCTGGCCGTTCAGCTCCCCACGCTGCGCCTGTTAACCCGCACGCCACACTCGATTGCCGAACAGGCCGGGCGCCTGTTGCCGGTGTTGCGCCAGGCCTGTGGCGCGCATTTTTTGGTGGAGATCGCGCCCTGTTTATCGCAGATCGGCAGCGGATCGCTTCCCGTCGATCGCCTGCCCAGCTTTGCGTTGACCCTGACGCCGCACGACGGCTCCGGCAGCCGCCTGCAGCAGTTGGCCGCCGACTGGCGAAAACGCGAGGTGCCGGTCACCGGACGTCTCTCCGCCGGAAAACTCTGGCTGGATCTGCGTTGCCTGGAAGATGAAGAACTGTTTATCAGGATGATTTCGTTATGATTATCGCCACTGCTGGTCACGTCGACCACGGTAAAACGGCGCTGCTGGAAGCGATCACCGGCGTGAATGCCGATCGCCTGCCGGAAGAGAAAAGCCGGGGAATGACCATTGACCTGGGCTACGCCTACTGGCCGCAGCCGGACGGTCGGGTCATCGGCTTTATCGATGTTCCCGGCCATGAAAAATTCCTCGCCAATATGCTGAGCGGCATCGGCGGACTGGATCGCGCGTTGCTGGTGGTGGCCGCCGATGACGGCATTATGCCGCAAACCCTGGAACACCTGGCGATCCTCCAGCTCAGCGCGGTGCCGGCCCTGACCGTCGCCCTCACCAAGGCGGATACGGTTGACGAAGCCCGGCTGCAAACCCTCAGTGGCGACATCACCGCCCTGACGCACGACATGGGCTGGACGATCGATCTGTTTATCACCAGCACCCAGTCCGGGATGGGCATTCCGGCACTGGCTGCGCACCTCAGCCAGCTTCCCGACAGGGAAAGAGCCGCAGGCAAAACTTTCCGTCTGGCCACCGACCGGGCGTTTAACGTCAAGGGCGCGGGCACCGTGGTGACCGGCACCGCGCTCAGCGGCACGGTGAAGGTCGGCGATAAGCTGTGGCTGACCGGCCTGAACAAAGCGGTACGGGTTCGTGGCTTGCATGCGCAGAATCAACCGGTTGAACAGGCGTATGCCGGCCAGCGCATCGCCCTTAATCTGAGCGGCGGCGTGGAAAAAAGCGATATCTCACGCGGTGACTGGCTGCTGGAATCCCCGCCTGAAGCGGCTTTCGATCGCGTTATTGTCGAATTGAGCAGCCACCCGCCGTTGCGCCAGGGACAGCCGCTGCATCTGCATCATGCCGCCAGCCATATCACCGGCCGGATTTCACTGCTGGAAGGCGCGCTGGCGGAGCTGGTGCTGGATAAACCTCTGTGGCTGGCCGATAACGATCGGCTTATCCTGCGCGATATCAGCGCACAACAGACGCTGGCGGGCGCCCGCGTGGTGCAGCTTACGCCGAGGCGGCGTGGCAAGCGTCAGCCGGACTATCTGCGCTGGTTACATCAGCTGGCACAGTCTGCTGAGGATCCGCAGGCGATTGCGCTGTACCTGAAAGCCCAGCCGTGCCGCAGAGAAGCGCTAAGCTGGGCCCGGCAGTTAACGCCGGCGGCGCTGGCCGCCTGTGTGGCAACGATTGCGCCGGTTGAGGCCGGTGACACTCTGCTGCTGAGCGACACGGCAGAAATGTGGCAGGAGCAGGTATTACTGACGCTGGCGGAGTACCATCAGAATAACGGCGATCGTGCCGGTCTTGGCCGCGATCGGTTGCGCCGCATGGCGCTGCCCAACTTGCCCGACACCGTTGGCCTGGCGTTAATCGATCGCCTGTCGGCCAGCGGTAAACTGAGCAATAACCGGGGCTGGTTGCATCTTGACGGCTTCAGTATTCAGTTTGAGCCGGACGAAGCCGCGCTCTGGCAGCAGTGCGAGCCGCTGTTTGCCCATAACGCCTGGTGGGTCAGGGATCTGGCGACCACCCTTGCCGTGGACGAAGAACGTATGCGGCAGGTGCTGCGCAAGGCGGCCCAGGCCGGGTACATCACCGCGATTGTGAAAGACCGCTATTTCCTCAGCGAACAGATGAAGGCGCTGGCCGATATGATCCGCCAGCGTGATGCAGAAGGACACGCCACCAGCGCGGCGGATTTCCGCGACAGCCTTGGAGTGGGTCGCAAGCTTGCCGTACAGATTTTGGAGTTTTTCGACCGCAGCGGCTTTACCCGTCGCAAGGGCAACGACCATTTACTCAGGGATGCCGGGATGTTCCTTTAATGAAAACACTGCACGTTCTGAAGCACTACTATCACGCCCGTCCCCGCCTGTTGGTGGCCTTAGTGCTGGCCGTGGTGTGCTTTTTCTTTTTACCGGGGCAGCAGCCGCTGGTGCAGAGGCTGTTGGTCAGCTGGAACGTGCTCGCCTGGCTGTACCTGCTGTTCCTTTGGTGGCTGCTGTTAAGAACGCCAACCGATCGGATTGCCCATATCGCCCGCGAACAGGATGAAAGCGCCGGCACCGTGCTGGCCCTGGTGTGCCTGACCTGCCTGGTCAGCCTGCTGACCATTCTGTTTGAGCTGACGGCCGTTAAGCATCTGCCGCAGGCGCAGCAGGCCGGCCACATTGCCCTGACCGCCGCCACGCTGGTGGTTTCCTGGTCGCTGTTGCCGACCGCCTTTGCCATGCACTATGCCCACCTGTATTACCAGCAAGAGGGGCAAGGCGAAAAAACGCTGCTGTTCCCCGAAAAACCCGAGCAGCCAGGCTACTGGGATTTTATTTACTACGCCTTCACCATCGCGGTGGCCGCGCAGACGGCGGATGTCTCCACCGGCAATACCCGGGTTCGCCGCATTACCACCCTGCAGGCGGTGTTATCGTTCTTGTTTAATCTGGCCATCCTGGGCCTGTCGATCAACGTCGCCGCAGGCTTGCTCAGCTGACCATTTAAATTCAGAAGCGTGCGCTGACCCCGAGGTTATACATAAACTGTTCCCCGGAACTCAGCCCGCCGGTCTGGGAAACGGAGGCAAAGGCCGCCACCGAATCCCCCAGCGGCATATGGGCACCGACGGTGACATCCACCCAGTTGCTGTCCTGCTCTGCCGTATCACGGGTGAACGAGGTTTGGGTGGATTTCAGTCCGCCGCCCGCCCGCCAGACGTTATCGCCAAACTGGTGGTTATAACTGACCTCCGCCCACGGGTTCAGCCAGCCCAGCTGGGAATCGACCCGCCAGCCCAGCGCACCAATCTGTGAGTGATAGTTCTGATCATCAAAGCGCATGGCGGTGCTGCTGTTGCCCTGCTCCTGATAGCCGTCCACCGAACTGTAATCCAGCGCGTATTGCGCTACCGGGCCGGTGGTCAGCAGCGTGCCGACCGGGAAGTCCCAGCCGGTGGTGACTCTCGCGCCGATCTGGGTGCCGTTGGTTTCACCGCTTTCGGTTCGCGTGGCGGGCCCCAGCGTCAGGCGACGCTTGATGCTGTCGTAACTGGCCGAGGCATAGTGCGCGTCGGTATTCACCCAGCCGTTATCGAAGAACGACAGCTCGCTGTAGGCCGAAATCAGCCAGCCGCGCATCTTATACTCATAATCTGGCGTCGGTTGCTGCGAGTCGTTAGAGCCGGAGACCAGCGCGCCCACCAGCAGCGTGTCGGTCAGCTTGTAGTCCACGCCCAGCGTCAGATTATGCGTGGTGGCATCGCCATCGCCGGCGGCGAGGTTGCCGGAATAGTCATTGTGTTGGCCAGCATAGCCGCCATACAGGCTGAACGCGCCCTGCGGATACTCGCCGTGGCGCTGCTGTTGCAGATGGCTGTCGAGGGTGGCGCGCGCATCGCGGGACATCGCCAGCGTCGCCTGATTCAGCGCCACCACCTGCGCAGGCGCGTCCAGCACCGACTGGATGTAATCGGCAATCAGCAAATGGGTGGCAGGACTGGGATGCAGACGGTCAGCAAACAGAAACGCCTGCTGGCTGGAGAAGCCCGGCGTTGAGGAGCTGCACAGCGCCGCAGACACGCCCGGCGGACAGGCCATGCCGGCGGTGTTACTCAGGCCATAATGCGCCGGATCGGCCAGCACTTCGTTAAACAGCCCGTTGATATCAACCCGGACAATGTTGCCACCCTGACGGGCCAGCTGCGCGTCTTCCTGTTGGTTATAGCTGTCGGTTAACGCACTGGCCTGCGCGCTGAGCGCTTGCCAGGCATCAAACAGCTGGTCGGCGATCGCATCCTGCAACACGCTGACCGTGGTGAGCTGTCCGGCCGCGGCGGTCAACGCCTGCTTGATCGCCTGGTTGCGGGCATCGGGATTAAGGGTAGTCTGACTGTTCAGCGAGGCAAACGCGGCGGTCAGCGCTGAATTAGCGACGGGTGCGAGGCCGGCCTGGATCACCGCCTCCAGCAGCGCCGGCGTGGCGCCAATATTGGGCACGGTGGGCACAATGACCGTGTTGGCGCCGGCGGTTAGCAGCGCATGAACCTGATTAGCCGCCGCGAACGCGCTGGTACTGACAATACCGTTCGCCGCCACGGGATTGAGGGCAGCGGCCGCCAGATCGTTACCGCCAACCCAGTGGACATACAGGCCATCCGCATCGGCCCGGCCCCCGTTGGCAGCGAGGTAAGTCTGCACCTGGTCGGCGGTATTATCGACCGGATTAAGCGCCGCCACCGCCACCGCATCACCGGCGGCGTAGTTGGTCCCGCCGCGATCGGAAGGGCGCAGAGATTGATTAATTTTGGCCGCCAGCACATCGTCGTACAGCGGATGCTGGCTGCCATCCCAGGTGTAACGGCCATTGTTGCCGCTGTCACTCAGGCTGTCGCCAAAGACATAAATCTGATCCCAGCCGAGGGCCGGGCTGCTTGCACAGAGATAACACGCCATCGACACTGCCCCAAAGGCCAGATAGCGTGTGCCATACCGTTTCTTTGACATGAAATGACTCCAGAAAAGAGCCTAAAATCGATAAGAGTGCGCGTATTATTGAATTTATTTACTGGTCAACCTGTCACTAACTATTGCCTGGAACGCGATAACGTCAAGGCAGCGGTGATTATTTTTCGGTCAACTTCATAAGGAAATTTAACCATGCAGCGATGCGGCTGGGTTTCACAGGATCCGATCTATCTTGCCTACCACGATACCGAGTGGGGCGTACCGATCACCGACGGCCGGGCGCTGTTCGAAATGCTCTGTCTGGAAGGGCAAATGGCCGGGTTGTCGTGGCTGACGGTGTTGAAAAAGCGCGAAAATTACCGCAACGCCTTCCATCAGTTCGATCCGCAGGCGGTGGCGCTGATGAATGAGGACGACATTGAACGCCTGATGCAGGACAGCGGCATTATTCGTCATCGCGGCAAAATCGCGGCAATTATTGCCAATGCCCGCGCGCTGCTGGCAATGGAAGCCCGGGGCGAACCGTTTAACACCTTTATCTGGGATTTTGTCGATAACGCGCCGCAAATTCACCGACATGCCGATTATCGCACCGCACCGACCTTTAGCCCGGTCTCTGATGCGCTTTCAAAGACCCTTAAAAAGAAAGGTTTTAAATTTGTTGGTACCACCACCTGTTATTCATTTATGCAGGCCTGCGGGCTGATTAACGATCATGTTACCGGCTGTTTTTGTCACCCGGATAACCTGAAGTAGCGTCTCTTTACACTTTAAGACCAAAGCACCGTTATTTTTTGGAAATTCCTCGGCATAATCGGCGTTTTACGGGCAAATTTGCCCGCCGTTGCAATTGAAAAGGAATCCCGATGAAGACGCGTTTTACGACTCTTGCTCTGGTTTTGAGCGGTACGATCGCCCTGTCAGCCTGTACGACGAATCCGTACACCGGCGAGCGCGAAGCAGGTAAGTCTGGTATTGGTGCTGGCCTTGGGGCGGCCGTGGGCGCGGGTGTCGGCATGCTGTCATCCTCGAAAAAGGACCGAGGCAAAGGCGCGCTGATTGGCGCAGCGGCCGGTGCGGCGCTCGGCGGTGGTGCGGGCTATTATATGGATGTGCAGGAAGCCAAGCTGCGTGACAAAATGAAGGGTACCGGCGTCAGCGTTACCCGTCAGGGCGACAATATCGTGCTGAATATGCCGAATAACGTCACCTTCGACAGCAGCAGCAGTACGCTGAAACCGGCGGGCGCCAACACCCTGACCGGCGTGGCGATGGTACTGAAAGAGTATCCAAAAACCGCGGTTAACGTGGCGGGCTACACCGACAGCACCGGCTCCCGTCAGCTGAACATGACCCTGTCGCAGCAGCGTGCGGACAGCGTCGGCAGCGCGCTGATCACCCAGGGCGTGGCCGCGAATCGCGTGCGCACCAGCGGAATGGGCCCGGATAATCCGGTCGCCTCTAACAGCACCGCTGAAGGCAAAGCGCAGAACCGTCGCGTGGAAATCACCCTCAGCCCGCTGCAGTAAGTTTGTCCGTGCCGGGCGGCGCGTTTAGCCCGGCAATTCCCCCTATTCCGTCAAGCCACTTCCCTTTCACAACTGCATTCCACGGGCCGAAGCGCAAAGATGGGCGCGCCGGCGCTTATGCTTTATGATGGCCCGATCCGCTTTCGGCAATTCCGGGCTATCTTAGGGTAACAAGGCCAGTACTGGCTGAAAGGTCGTTTTTCTTCACTGTGACAGTTTTAAGGATCGCTATGAACCGCAAGGCGGCACGAGCCACCATCAGCGACGTCGCTAAAGCGGCAAAGACCGGGAAAACCAGCGTCTCGCGTTATCTGAACGGCGAGCAGAACGTCCTGTCGGCGGATTTAAAGCAGCGGATTGAAACCGCCATTGCCGAGCTCAACTATCGCCCAAGCCAGATGGCGCGCGGGCTCAAACGCGGCCGCACCCGCTTAATCGGCCTGATTATTGCCGATATCACCAATCCCTATTCGGTCGATGTGATGTGTGGCATTGAAGCTGCCTGCCGCGCGCAGGGCTTTACCTTGCTGATGTGTAACACCAACAACGAGGTCGATCAGGAGCAGCATTATCTCAACCTGCTGAGCAGTTATCAGGTCGAGGGGATTGTGGTGAATGCGGTGGGGATGCGCGAAGAAGCGCTTAACCAGCTTCAGCAATCCTTTTTGCCGATGGTGCTTATTGACCGAAAAATTCCTGATTTCCCCTGTGATGTGGTCGGTCTGAACAACGCTGAAGCGGCGACCGAGGTCACCACTCACCTGATCGGACAGGATTATCAGGCCATTCTGTTTGTGACCGAGCCGCTGGGCATGGTCAACACCCGCCACGAACGCCTGCGCGCCTTTCAACACACCATGGCACAGCACCCCGACCGCCTTGCCGAAAAAGCGGAAGTCGCCCTCACCGACAGCGCCGGCATGGATCGGGTTCTGCACGCCTTCTGGCAGCAGCACGGGGAAAAACGTTGCGCGGTGATGGTGGTTAACGGCGCATTGACGCTGCAGGTTGCCCGTTCGCTGAAGCGCCTTGGCCTCAACTGGGGTGAGCACATTGGCCTGCTGGGCTTTGATGAGCTGGAGTGGTCAGAGCTGGCCGGCGTCGGCATCACCACCTTTAAGCAGCCGACCTGGCAGATCGGCTATTCCGCGCTGGAACAGGTGATCCGCCGCATTGATGGCGACACCTCGCCACCGAATGACTGCGTGTTCTCCGGCGAGCTGATTGTTCGCGGATCGACGACCTTACTGCACAACAAAGCCTGATCCCCTCAGGCTTTTTCAGACCATTCCCGCCAAAATCCTGTTCACATCGTGAGCGCGATCATAAAACGACACTCTGCCCCTTTGCTTTGGAACCGGTTCCATTTAACGTTTTTATAACGCCAAGGCCATCCCGTGCCTGGAGGACCCGATGGAAAGAGAAGTGATAGTCGTCACCGCGGCCTATGGTCGCGAAAAAATTGCCGCACTCGGCGGCCAGCAGGCGGTCGTGCCGATCGTCGCCGCAGCGGGTGCAGATGGCGTGGAGATCCGCCGTGAATTGTTCAGCGATAAAGAGCTGCAATCGCTGCCGGCACTCGGCAAAGCCATTGCCGATGCGCGCCTGACCGCCTTTTATTCGGTGCCGGAAGCGCTGTTTACCGAACAGGGTGAGCTTAATCCGCACCTCGATCGTCACCTGGTCGAAGCTGAGCAATTAAACGCCCAGCGACTAAAATATTCGCTGGGGCACTATCAATGTGGTTTTGACGCTTCCGCACTGCGCGAAAAGCTGGCAGGTCAGCCTGTCCAGCTGGTGGTTGAGAACGATCAGACCGATTGCGGCACGCTGGCTGCGCTTGAGGGCTATGCCCGGGACGGTGGCGAAGCACGCGCCGACAGCGGGTTGACCTTCGATATGGGCAACTGGCTGTGGGTGGGCGATGAGCCCATCGCCGCGGCCCAGCGCCTCAGCCCTTACGTCACGTATATCCACGTTAAAGCCGCCGCGCGCAAAGGTCACGCCTGGCAGGCTGTGGCGTTGGATGATGCCGATAACCTGTGGCGCGAAACGCTGGCGCTGTTACCGCGCGAGGTGCCGCGCGGCATTGAATTCCCACTGGAAGGCGACGATCTGGTTGCCGTCACCCGCCACTACGTTGACCTGTTGAAAGAGGATTAAGCGATGAGTCTGCATAACAACGGCACGCTGGATGCGGTGACAATTGGTGAAGCGATGGCGATGTTTGTGGCCACCGAAGCCGGAGATTTGGCGGCGGCCGAACGCTTTGTGAAGCGTATTGCCGGTGCTGAGCTGAACGTGGCGATTGGCCTTGCCAGGCTCGGACTGAAGGTGGGCTGGGTCAGCCGCGTCGGTGACGACTCGTTTGGCCGCTTCACCTTGCAACAGCTGGAAAAAGAGGGCGTGGATCATCGCCAGGTGACCACCGATGCCCGTTACGCCACCGGTTTTCAGCTGAAATCAAAAGTGGATGACGGCTCAGATCCGCTGGTGGAATATTTCCGCAAGGGCTCCGCCGCCAGCCATCTGTCCGTCGATGACTTCAACCGCGACTATTTTGGCTCAGCGCGCCACCTGCATTTAAGCGGCGTGTCGGCGGCAATTTCGGCCTCCTCGCTGGCGCTGTCTAAACACGCCGCGCAGGAGATGAAGCAGATGGGCAAAACCATCTCTTTCGATCCGAATCTGCGCCCGGTGCTGTGGCCGAGCGAGCGCGAAATGGCCAAACAGCTGAACACGCTGGCCGGTTTTGCCGACTGGGTGCTGCCCGGTATCAGCGAAGGCAAAATACTCACCGGCTACGATCAACCGGAAGCCATTGCCGATTTTTACCTCGATATGGGCGTCAAAGCGGTGATTGTGAAAACCGGCTGCGACGGCGCCTGGTATAAAACCTCAGCGGGCGAAAAAGGCCAGGTCGAGGCAATCAAAACGGAGAAGGTCGTGGACACCGTCGGCGCAGGCGATGGCTTTGCCGTCGGGGTGATCAGCGCGTTACTGGAAGGAAAACCGTTGCCCGCAGCGATTCGTCGCGGCAACAAAATCGGCTCACTGGCGATTCAGGTGATCGGCGACAGCGAAGGGTTACCGACGCGCGCTGAACTGGGCGATTTCTAGCCCTTAACCACTGCCAGAGCCGGCAACATAATGAAACCGCATCGTTTCCCTACAGGACAGAATGCGGTAAACCTCAAACAGAGGATCCACCTATGAACAAACAGAAAACAATCGCGCCTAAACGCTGGTGGTACATCATGCCCATCGTGTTTATCACCTACAGCCTGGCGTATCTGGACAGGGCAAACTTCAGCTTTGCCTCCGCTGCAGGGATAAACGACGATCTGGGGATCACCAAAGGCATGTCATCGCTGCTGGGCGCCCTGTTCTTCCTCGGCTACTTCTTCTTCCAGATCCCTGGCGCTATCTATGCCGAACGCCGCAGCGTGAAGAAGCTGGTGTTCATCTGTTTGATTCTGTGGGGCGTCTGCGCGTCATTAACCGGCATGGTGAGCAACATTCCGATGCTGGCGGCGATTCGCTTTGTGCTCGGCGTGGTGGAAGCGGCGGTAATGCCCGCGATGCTGATTTATATCAGTAACTGGTTCACCAAATCCGAACGTTCACGCGCCAATACCTTCCTGATCCTCGGTAACCCGGTCACCGTGCTGTGGATGTCGGTGGTGTCTGGCTATCTGATTGAAGCCTTCGGCTGGCGTGAGATGTTTATTTTCGAAGGGATCCCGGCGGTGATTTGGGCGGTTGCCTGGTGGTTTATGGTGCAGGACAAGCCTGCGCAGGCCAAATGGCTGAGCGACGATGAAAAAGCCGCGCTGCAGGCGCAGCTGCAAAAAGAGCAGGAAAATATCAAAGCGGTGCGCAATTACAGCGAAGCTTTTAAATCCCGTAACGTGATTATCCTGTGTGTTCAGTACTTTACCTGGAGCATTGGCGTGTACGGCTTCGTGCTGTGGTTACCGTCGATTCTGCGTAACGGCAACCAGATGGGCATGGTCGAAGCCGGCTGGCTGTCCGCCGTTCCTTACCTCGCCGCGACGATTGCGATGATTGTGGTCTCCTGGGCGTCGGATAAGTTACAAAACCGCAAATTGTTTGTCTGGCCGTTGCTGCTGATTGGCGCGCTGGCGTTTTTAGGGTCATATCTTGTAGGAGCCAATAATTTCTGGCTGTCGTTCACCCTGCTGGTGATTGCCGGTGCTGCGATGTATGCCCCTTACGGGCCGTTCTTCGCCATTATTCCGGAGATGCTGCCGCGTAACGTGGCCGGTGGCGCCATGGCGCTGATCAATGCGATGGGTGCGCTGGGCTCATTCCTCGGTTCGTGGGTGGTCGGTTACCTGAACGGTGCCACCGGCAGCCCTTCAGCGTCGTATATCTTTATGGGAGGATCGCTGTTGATTTCAGTCTGGCTGACGTTGATTGTGAAGCCGGCGGAGAATAATCAGCCCCCGATGCCCCGCGGCGCTAAACACGCTTAAAAATGCAAAACGGGCCAGCTGGCCCGTTCCTCAATTTAAAAGGGAGACGAAATGAAACCTTCTGTGGTGCTGTATAAAAAATTACCGGACGATCTGCGCTCAAAGCTCGACGCCCATTTTACCGTCACCGAGATCAACGGCCTGACCCCAGAAAACCTGAGTCAGCACGCGGCGGCTTTTCAGCAGGCTGAAGGCATTCTGGGATCCGGAGGCAAGGTTGACGCCGACTTCCTGAGCAAAGCACCAAAGCTGCGTGCCGCCTCCAGCGTCTCGGTTGGCGTGGATAATTTCGATATCGCCGCCCTTAACGATCGCGGTGTGGTGCTGATGCACACGCCTACCGTGCTGACCGAAACCGTGGCCGATACCATGATGGCGCTGGTGCTGGCATCGGCCCGTCGCGTGACCGAAGTCGCCGAGCGGGTGAAAGCCGGTGAGTGGAAAAGCAATATTGGCGCGGACTGGTTCGGTATCGACGTTCACCACAAAAAGCTGGGTATTTTGGGCATGGGCCGTATCGGCCTGGCGCTGGCACAGCGCGCGCACCTCGGCTTCAGCATGCCGATCCTCTATAACGCGCGTAAGCATCATGAAGAAGCCGAACAGCGTTTTGATGCCACCTATTGCGACCTTGATACGCTGCTGAAAGAGTCTGATTTCCTGTGCATCAGCCTGCCGCTGACTGACGAAACCCATCACCTGATTGGCCGTGAGCAGCTGGCAAAAATGAAGTCCAGCGCGGTGCTGATCAATGCGGGTCGCGGTCCGGTGGTCGATGAGCAGGCGCTGATTGCGGCCCTGAAAGACGGCACGATCCACGCCGCAGGTCTGGATGTCTTTGAGCAGGAGCCGTTACCGGCAGACTCTCCGCTGCTGACGCTGCCAAACGTGGTGGCGCTGCCGCATATCGGTTCGGCGACCCATGAAACGCGTTATGGTATGGCCAGCGATGCGGTGGATAACCTGATTGCGGCGTTGACCGGCAAGGTAGAGAAAAACTGCGTGAACCCGCAGGTGATCAAATAAGCCGAGACGGGCTTAAAAGGAAGGACCAGGCCACCCATCCTGCCGGTGGCCTGGCGTTTACCCCTTAGCGTGCCAGCCAACCGCCATCGACCGCCAGCGTGTAGCCATGCACATAGTCTGAAGCGGGCGAGGCCAGAAACACTACCGGCCCTTTCATATCTTCAGGACGGCCCCAGCGGCTGGCCGGAATGCGGTCAACGATTTCCCCGTTGCGCTTTTCATCCGCCCGAAGCTGCTGCGTATTGTTGGTCGCCATATAGCCCGGCGCAATCGCATTGACGTTGATGCCGTGCTTCGCCCACTCATTCGCCAACAGACGCGTCACGCCCATGACCGCGCTTTTCGACGCGGTGTAAGAAGGCACCCTGATCCCGCCCTGATAAGAGAGCATTGAGGCAATATTGACGATTTTGCCGCCGTGACCCTGCTTAATAAACTGTTTCGCCACCGTCTGGGACATAAAGAACACCGATTTAATGTTCAGGTTCATTACGTCGTCCCAGTCTTTTTCGCTGAAGTTGATCGCATCTTCGCGACGGATGATGCCGGCGTTATTGACCAAAATATCGACCCTGCCGAATTCGGCGACCGCAGTTTCTACCAGACCGGCAAGGCACTCAATCTGTCCCAGATCGGCGGTCAGACTCAGAAAGCGACGACCCAGTCCTGCCACCATGCCGTGGGTTTCGGTGGGTTCGACAATATTAATGCCGACAATATCGCAGCCCGCCTCGGCCAGCCCAACGGCCATTCCCTGCCCCAGCCCGGTATCGCAGCCGGTGACGATGGCCACACGGCCCTGCAAGCTAAACGTATTCAAACTCATGGTGATCTTCCTTTTCAGTGGCTAATTTAATTTCCACCCATTCCTCCCAGACACGCATTAATTCCGCCGTGATAATGGGATTAGCCTTAAATACAATTAAAAGAGGTATAACAGCGCGTGCAAAACATCCATGATGATTTGTCGAGGGCACACTATAGCCAAAGAGAAACCCCGATAACCGTGATCGACGTCGAAATTAACGAGGATTGATACGTTATTTTCATAAAAACAAAACGCTGTTTCATTTATTATTAATGCGGCATGTTAATTACCGGTTAATTATTTCAAGGTAATGTTAAGGTATTATTTAATGGCAGCGACGACCAGCACAGGATGCCCCGGCCGCGCAAGGAAACCTGCTTTAACAAATGCTTTACCGTTTTCACGGAGGTGCGATTGCATCCCGCCTGGGCTGGCGTTAAGGTAAACCTCCACACGATCAGACAAAGTAGTTAACACGTTATGAGCTTTTCCGCCTTCGGTGACAAATTTACGCAACATTCAGGCATTACGCGCCTGATGGAAGATATGGGTGAAGGATTACGCACACCGGGAGCAGTGATGCTGGGCGGCGGCAATCCCGCACAGATCCCCGCAATGAATGACTATTTCCAGCAGCTGCTGCAACAGATGCACGATGAAGGCAAGCTTGCCGAGGCGTTGTGCAACTATGATGGCCCGCGCGGAAAAACCACGCTGCTGGAGTCGCTTTCTACTCTGCTGCGCGAACAGCTTGGCTGGGAAATCAGCCCGAAAAATATCGCCCTCACCAACGGCAGCCAGAGCGCGTTCTTCTATCTGTTTAACCTGTACGCCGGCCGTCGCGCCGATGGCAGCAAAAAGCGGGTGCTGTTCCCGCTGGCACCGGAATACCTCGGCTATGCCGATGCCGGGCTGGATGAGGATCTGTTTGTCTCCACCCGTCCAAATATCGAGATGCTGCCGGAAGGCC carries:
- the kduD gene encoding 2-dehydro-3-deoxy-D-gluconate 5-dehydrogenase KduD, whose protein sequence is MSLNTFSLQGRVAIVTGCDTGLGQGMAVGLAEAGCDIVGINIVEPTETHGMVAGLGRRFLSLTADLGQIECLAGLVETAVAEFGRVDILVNNAGIIRREDAINFSEKDWDDVMNLNIKSVFFMSQTVAKQFIKQGHGGKIVNIASMLSYQGGIRVPSYTASKSAVMGVTRLLANEWAKHGINVNAIAPGYMATNNTQQLRADEKRNGEIVDRIPASRWGRPEDMKGPVVFLASPASDYVHGYTLAVDGGWLAR